A window from Malassezia japonica chromosome 1, complete sequence encodes these proteins:
- a CDS encoding uncharacterized protein (EggNog:ENOG503PM9F) — MLVRPRRVRFVHSSAAPLAAYVGARESTRAASYGTYDQSGSNMQLDPRGVDYGLFEPPSDEYVATRANALRVDTTLSPQIALLQRLLREKEWEDARRSLEQLQTLHTPLDVPLVEYLHAAQYFAATREPEAALQWLMLAPHASKLEANARKGRWAYDQAVHWLCESDASHQRQACILAAAGGYRSALTTGMTHLYRTGQCGDAAEFWERVAASYVPVTPAQKEAHLARLYNRVVRAMARGGSIDAAREWAASSAYTLDAASHALLEPAPAAPKGRSTEQAALDVRLKDAVAAEDLAHARHLLLRAQTAPGVEALAIFLAAAGRHTAIDVPRDAKQRGTLSTGQFLRPVRRAIQARERALWDTALLRARAREHDWHGALRVFQRRFQPVSGLDAALLQAAERIPHTPQNGSHAASSLANSDGRRAEHRSIKLRHLATPYTIALVLRALVACCEKDTALVQRLYTHCVRHLAPQHLSARVFEALIPALSAADPAAFVAPSGGFWTVLRDMRAAHVTPRATTWTLLLQALARDGSHSSWQLLVSLLQRMGGEASELPAHLDLPRSTPGVYAGVLHVLPRDATGTARARQLRNLVRAAADKGLETDYGPLQEQLKQLEK, encoded by the coding sequence ATGCTcgtgcggccgcggcgcgtgcggttCGTGCACTCGAGTGCGGCGCCGTTGGCGGCGTACGTAGGAGCGCGCGAGAGTACCCGCGCGGCATCGTACGGAACCTATGACCAGAGCGGGTCGAACATGCAGCTCGatccgcgcggcgtcgactACGGCCTGTTTGAGCCGCCGTCGGACGAGTACGTAGCGACCCGAGCgaatgcgctgcgcgtggACACGACCCTCTCGCCGCAgattgcgctgctgcagcggctgctgcgtgaGAAGGAGTGGGaggatgcgcggcgctcgctcgagcagctgcagacgctgcacacgccgctcgacgtgccgctcgtcgagtaCTTGCATGCCGCACAGTACTttgcggcgacgcgcgagccggAAGCCGCGCTGCAGTGGCTTATGCTCGCTCCGCATGCCTCCAAGCTGGAGGCGAATGCGCGCAAAGGACGCTGGGCGTACGACCAGGCCGTGCACTGGCTCTGCGAGAGCGACGCATCGCACCAGCGCCAAGCATGCatcctcgccgccgcggggGGATACCGGTCCGCACTCACGACCGGCATGACGCATCTCTACCGCACTGGGCAGTGCGGTGATGCCGCCGAGTTTtgggagcgcgtcgccgcatCCTATGTGCCGGTGACGCCTGCGCAAAAGgaggcgcacctcgcgcgcttGTACAatcgcgtcgtgcgcgccaTGGCGCGAGGGGGTTCTAtagacgccgcgcgcgagtgggcggcgtcgagcgcgtacacgctcgacgccgcgtcACACGCGCTCTTGGAaccggcgcctgcggcgcccaAAGGCCGCTCCAcggagcaggcggcgctcgacgtgcgcctcaAGGATGCGGTCGCTGCCGAGGAcctcgcgcatgcgcggcaCCTCCTTCTGCGCGCGCAAAccgcgccgggcgtcgAGGCCCTCGCCATCTTtctcgcggccgccgggcggcaCACAGCGATCGACGTGCCCCGCGACGCAaagcagcgcggcacgctgtcTACCGGCCAGTTTCTGCGCCCGGTCCGCCGCGCAATCCAGGcacgcgagcgtgcgctatgggacacggcgctgctgcgtgcgcgtgcacgcgAGCACGACtggcacggcgcgctgcgcgtcttCCAGCGGCGCTTCCAGCCGGTGAGCGGCCTggacgctgcgctgctgcaggcggccgagcgcattcCTCATACCCCCCAAAACGGCtcgcacgccgcgtcgtcgcttGCAAACAgcgacgggcgccgcgccgagcaccgcagTATCAAACTGCGGcacctcgcgacgccgtacaccatcgcgctcgtcctgcgtgcgctggtgGCGTGCTGCGAAAAagacacggcgctcgtccagcgTCTGTACACGCACTGCGTACGgcacctcgcgccgcagcacctGTCTGCGCGCGTCTTTGAGGCGCTGATCCCCGCACTGAGTGCCGCCGACCCTGCGGCGTTTgtggcgccgagcggcggcttTTGgaccgtgctgcgcgacatgcgcgcggcgcacgtcacgccccgcgcgacgacctggacgctgctgctgcaggcgcttgcgcgcgacggctcgCATTCCAGCTGGCAGCTCCTCGTGtcgctcctgcagcgcatgggcggcgaggcgtcCGAGCTGcccgcgcacctcgacctgccgcgctcgacgcccgGCGTGTATGCCGGCGTGCTGCATGTGCTGCCCCGCGACGCGaccggcacggcgcgggcgcggcagctgcgcaatctcgtgcgtgcggcaGCGGACAAAGGCCTCGAGACCGACTATGGGCCGTTGCAAGAACAATTAAAGCAGCTTGAAAAGTAA